Proteins from a single region of Gossypium arboreum isolate Shixiya-1 chromosome 1, ASM2569848v2, whole genome shotgun sequence:
- the LOC108481988 gene encoding protein LIGHT-DEPENDENT SHORT HYPOCOTYLS 5-like, which translates to MDSATNPNIIKKDPVPVTVSAPSSTGIQQGVGESPSSSTSPAAPSRYESQKRRDWNTFLQYLKNHKPPLTLARCSGAHVIEFLKYLDQFGKTKVHMTGCPYFGHPNPPGPCSCPLKQAWGSLDALIGRLRAAYEESGGRPESNPFAARAVRIYLREVREGQARARGIPYEKKKRKRPSVTTSAVGVNVSAVAATQVVDYGGGSGGTAGNLGTATTTTSL; encoded by the coding sequence ATGGATTCTGCAACGAACCCGAATATCATCAAGAAGGATCCAGTACCAGTTACAGTTTCAGCACCATCGTCCACGGGTATCCAGCAAGGAGTTGGTGAGTCGCCGTCGTCTTCTACTTCCCCAGCAGCACCGAGTCGGTACGAGTCACAAAAGCGTCGAGACTGGAACACGTTCTTGCAGTACTTGAAGAACCATAAGCCGCCATTGACTCTGGCTCGTTGCAGCGGCGCACACGTGATCGAGTTCTTGAAGTACCTCGACCAGTTCGGGAAAACCAAGGTTCACATGACGGGTTGTCCTTATTTCGGACACCCGAACCCGCCTGGTCCTTGCTCTTGTCCACTCAAGCAAGCGTGGGGTAGCCTCGACGCGCTGATCGGACGGCTGAGAGCTGCTTACGAAGAGAGCGGGGGACGACCGGAATCGAACCCGTTTGCGGCAAGGGCTGTGAGGATTTATTTGAGGGAAGTGAGGGAAGGACAGGCTAGAGCTAGAGGGATACCTTATGAGAAAAAGAAGCGAAAAAGGCCTTCTGTCACAACTAGCGCTGTAGGGGTCAATGTGTCGGCGGTGGCTGCCACTCAAGTGGTTGATTATGGTGGGGGTAGCGGAGGAACTGCGGGTAATCTTGGTACTGCTACTACCACTACTAGCTTATAA